From one Anguilla rostrata isolate EN2019 chromosome 12, ASM1855537v3, whole genome shotgun sequence genomic stretch:
- the LOC135236596 gene encoding olfactory receptor 51E1-like: MENGSVVTFILKPYTELEDHRYLYFTGFLLLFILMVLTNVILITIIYTERGLHEPMYVFMCNLAVNGIYGALSLLPSVLVNLTSHTYEISLTACLLQIYCIHTYAAVEFTTLAVMGYDRFVAICQPLHYCQLMSHRKVCTLIALSWMYPCIVFGLYFILTAQRTFCDRIIERVYCISFELLKLSCLEISIQTQIGFVVAILLIVPQLLMILFSYAQILRVCLFASKESQTKAIQTCTPHLLSVINYSVGCLFELISNYLKFSHFNTGQVPYKARIFLFLYFMIIPPLFNPVIYGVSITAIRVQIFKLFTTCKNKLG, translated from the coding sequence ATGGAGAATGGATCCGTGGTGACATTCATATTGAAGCCATACACTGAACTGGAAGACCATAGATATCTGTACTTCACAGGTTTCCTGTTATTGTTCATCCTTATGGTATTAACAAATGTAATTCTTATTACAATAATTTACACTGAGAGAGGTCTCCATGAACCCATGTACGTTTTTATGTGTAATTTAGCAGTGAATGGAATTTATGGGGCTCTATCTTTATTACCGTCAGTACTTGTTAATTTAACATCTCATACTTATGAAATATCTCTGACTGCTTGTCTTTTACAGATCTattgtatacacacatatgctgCAGTTGAATTTACTACTTTAGCTGTGATGGGCTATGACCGGTTTGTCGCTATTTGTCAGCCACTACACTATTGCCAATTAATGTCTCATAGAAAAGTGTGCACCCTTATTGCATTGTCCTGGATGTATCCTTGTATTGTTTTTGGACTATATTTCATATTAACTGCACAGCGCACTTTTTGTGACAGGATCATAGAAAGGGTGTATTGTATTAGCTTTGAATTACTCAAACTGTCCTGTCTTGAAATCTCTATCCAGACCCAAATTGGCTTTGTTGTAgctattttattaattgttcCACAGCTGCTCATGATATTATTTTCCTATGCACAAATCCTCAGAGTCTGCCTGTTTGCTTCTAAGGAATCTCAGACCAAAGCTATTCAAACATGCACCCCACACTTACTTTCTGTGATAAACTATTCAGTAGGATGCTTATTTGAACTTATTTCAAATTATCTgaaattcagtcatttcaacaCAGGTCAAGTACCATATAAAGCTCGCATATTCTTATTCCTTTACTTTATGATAATTCCCCCATTGTTTAATCCTGTCATTTATGGAGTTAGCATTACAGCCATAAGAGTTCAGATTTTCAAACTCTTCACCACTTGTAAAAATAAGTTAGGCTAA